A region of Peromyscus maniculatus bairdii isolate BWxNUB_F1_BW_parent chromosome 7, HU_Pman_BW_mat_3.1, whole genome shotgun sequence DNA encodes the following proteins:
- the Nckipsd gene encoding NCK-interacting protein with SH3 domain isoform X2 has product MYRALYAFRSAEPNAMAFAAGETFLVLERSSTHWWLAARARSGETGYVPPAYLHRLQGMEQDVLQAIDRAIEAVHNTAMRDGGKYSLEQRGVLQKLIHHRKETLSRRGPSASSASVMTSSTSDHHLDAAVSRQPNGVCRTGFERQHSLPSSEHLGTDGALYQVPPQPRRAAPATPPPPVKRRDREALVISGSGGRTSLPSGGSSMSSGSSVSSTSVDTLYTASSPSELGPSCSPTPPPVPRRGAHTTVSQAQPSPSKAPSPEPPVEEVAADTNSAPDDLEALDALSLETAEEKPAAETVVPRTIGAELMELVRRNTGLSHELCRVAIGVVVGHIQASVPASSPVMEQVLLSLVEGKDLSTALPSGQVCHDQQRLEVIFADLARRKDDAQQRSWALYEDEDVIRCYLEELLHILTDADPEVCKKMCKRNEFESVLALVAYYQMEHRASLRLLLLKCFGAMCSLDAAIISTLVSSVLPVELARDMQTDTQDHQKLCYSALVLAMVFSMGEAVPYAHYEHLGTPFAQFLLSIVEDGLPLDTTEQLPDLCMNLLLALNLHLTAPDQNVIMAALSKHTNVKIFSEKLLLLLNRADDPVRIFKHEPQPPHSVLKFLQDVFSSTATASIFYHTDMMALIDITVRQIADLSPGDKLRMEYLSLMHSVVRSTSYLQHRHRLSDLQATLRRILAEEEASPQCQMDRMIVQEMYKEFPELGEVPS; this is encoded by the exons ATGTACCGTGCGTTGTATGCGTTCCGCTCGGCGGAGCCCAACGCCATGGCGTTCGCTGCGGGCGAGACCTTCCTGGTGTTGGAGCGCAGCAGCACGCACTGGTGGTTAGCTGCACGGGCGCGCAGTGGCGAGACGGGGTACGTGCCGCCTGCCTACCTGCATCGTCTGCAG GGCATGGAGCAAGATGTCCTCCAAGCAATCGACCGCGCCATTGAGGCTGTACACAACACGGCCATGCGGGACGGTGGCAAGTACAGCCTGGAGCAGCGTGGAGTCCTGCA gAAGCTGATCCATCACCGGAAAGAAACATTGTCTCGAAGGGGTCCCTCAGCCTCCAGTGCTTCAGTTATGACCTCATCCACCAGTGACCACCATTTGGATGCTGCTGTATCCAGGCAGCCCAATGGGGTCTGTCGAACTGGCTTTGAACGGCAGCACAGCCTGCCCAGTTCTGAGCATCTTGGGACAGATGGAGCCCTCTACCAG GTCCCACCACAGCCTCGCCGAGCAGCACCTGCCACGCCCCCCCCACCAGTGAAGCGCCGAGATCGTGAGGCCCTGGTGATCTCAGGGAGCG GTGGCCGCACCTCACTACCCTCTGGGGGTAGCTCTATGTCCAGTGGCTCGTCAGTCAGCAGCACCTCCGTGGACACGCTCTATACTGCTTCCAGCCCCTCTGAGCTAGGTCCCAGCTGCTCACCCACACCCCCACCTGTACCTCGCCGAGGTGCCCACACCACTGTGTCCCAGGCCCAGCCCTCTCCCTCCAAGGCACCATCCCCTGAGCCCCCTGTAGAGGAGGTGGCAGCCGATACGAACTCAGCCCCTGACGACCTGGAAGCGCTGGATGCCCTGAGCCTGGAGACCGCAGAGGAGAAGCCAGCTGCCGAGACAGTTGTGCCAAGGACCATTGGGGCCGAGCTGATGGAGCTCGTGCGGAGAAACACTGGCCTGAGCCATGAATTATGTCGTGTGGCCATTGGTGTCGTGGTGGGCCACATACAGGCCTCCGTACCAGCCAGCTCACCTGTCATGGAGCAGGTCCTCCTCTCGCTGGTAGAGGGCAAG GACCTGAGCACAGCCCTACCTTCAGGCCAGGTCTGCCACGACCAGCAGAGACTCGAGGTGATCTTTGCAGACCTAGCTCGAAGAAAGGACGACGCCCAGCAGCGCAGCTGGGCGCTGTATGAGGATGAGGATGTCATCCGCTGCTATTTGGAAGAACTCTTGCATATCCTG ACTGATGCAGACCCTGAAGTTTGCAAAAAAATGTGCAAAAGGAATGAGTTTGAGTCTGTCCTGGCTTTGGTGGCCTATTACCAAATG GAACACCGAGCATCGCTGCGGCTGCTGCTCCTCAAATGCTTTGGTGCCATGTGCAGCCTCGATGCAGCCATCATCTCCACACTTGTATCATCTGTGCTGCCCGTGGAATTGGCACGAGACATGCAGACCGACACacagg ACCACCAGAAGCTCTGCTACTCGGCTCTCGTCCTGGCCATGGTCTTCTCCATGGGAGAGGCAGTGCCCTACGCACACTATG AACACCTGGGCACACCCTTTGCCCAGTTTCTGCTAAGCATCGTTGAGGACGGCCTTCCATTGGACACCACAGAGCAGCTGCCAGACCTCTGCATGAACCTGCTTCTGGCTCTCAACCTGCACCTGACAG CTCCTGACCAGAATGTCATCATGGCTGCCTTGAGCAAACACACCAATGTTAAGATCTTCTCCGAGAAGCTGCTTTTGCTTCTGAACAGAGCGG ATGACCCTGTGCGGATCTTCAAACATGAGCCGCAGCCACCACACTCGGTCCTCAAGTTCCTGCAGGACGTGTTCAGCAGTACTGCCACAGCCTCCATCTTCTACCACACAGACATGATGGCCCTTATTGACATCACTGTGCGGCAGATTGCCGACCTGTCACCTGGAGACAAG CTGCGCATGGAGTACCTCTCCCTGATGCATTCTGTGGTTCGCTCCACGTCCTACCTGCAGCACCGCCATCGGCTCTCAGACCTGCAGGCTACGCTGCGGCGCATCCTGGCCGAGGAAGAGGCCTCACCCCAGTGCCAGATGGACCGCATGATTGTCCAAGAGATGTACAAGGAGTTCCCAGAGCTGGGAGAGGTCCCCAGCTag
- the Nckipsd gene encoding NCK-interacting protein with SH3 domain isoform X1 has protein sequence MEQDVLQAIDRAIEAVHNTAMRDGGKYSLEQRGVLQKLIHHRKETLSRRGPSASSASVMTSSTSDHHLDAAVSRQPNGVCRTGFERQHSLPSSEHLGTDGALYQVPPQPRRAAPATPPPPVKRRDREALVISGSGGRTSLPSGGSSMSSGSSVSSTSVDTLYTASSPSELGPSCSPTPPPVPRRGAHTTVSQAQPSPSKAPSPEPPVEEVAADTNSAPDDLEALDALSLETAEEKPAAETVVPRTIGAELMELVRRNTGLSHELCRVAIGVVVGHIQASVPASSPVMEQVLLSLVEGKDLSTALPSGQVCHDQQRLEVIFADLARRKDDAQQRSWALYEDEDVIRCYLEELLHILTDADPEVCKKMCKRNEFESVLALVAYYQMEHRASLRLLLLKCFGAMCSLDAAIISTLVSSVLPVELARDMQTDTQDHQKLCYSALVLAMVFSMGEAVPYAHYEHLGTPFAQFLLSIVEDGLPLDTTEQLPDLCMNLLLALNLHLTAPDQNVIMAALSKHTNVKIFSEKLLLLLNRADDPVRIFKHEPQPPHSVLKFLQDVFSSTATASIFYHTDMMALIDITVRQIADLSPGDKLRMEYLSLMHSVVRSTSYLQHRHRLSDLQATLRRILAEEEASPQCQMDRMIVQEMYKEFPELGEVPS, from the exons ATGGAGCAAGATGTCCTCCAAGCAATCGACCGCGCCATTGAGGCTGTACACAACACGGCCATGCGGGACGGTGGCAAGTACAGCCTGGAGCAGCGTGGAGTCCTGCA gAAGCTGATCCATCACCGGAAAGAAACATTGTCTCGAAGGGGTCCCTCAGCCTCCAGTGCTTCAGTTATGACCTCATCCACCAGTGACCACCATTTGGATGCTGCTGTATCCAGGCAGCCCAATGGGGTCTGTCGAACTGGCTTTGAACGGCAGCACAGCCTGCCCAGTTCTGAGCATCTTGGGACAGATGGAGCCCTCTACCAG GTCCCACCACAGCCTCGCCGAGCAGCACCTGCCACGCCCCCCCCACCAGTGAAGCGCCGAGATCGTGAGGCCCTGGTGATCTCAGGGAGCG GTGGCCGCACCTCACTACCCTCTGGGGGTAGCTCTATGTCCAGTGGCTCGTCAGTCAGCAGCACCTCCGTGGACACGCTCTATACTGCTTCCAGCCCCTCTGAGCTAGGTCCCAGCTGCTCACCCACACCCCCACCTGTACCTCGCCGAGGTGCCCACACCACTGTGTCCCAGGCCCAGCCCTCTCCCTCCAAGGCACCATCCCCTGAGCCCCCTGTAGAGGAGGTGGCAGCCGATACGAACTCAGCCCCTGACGACCTGGAAGCGCTGGATGCCCTGAGCCTGGAGACCGCAGAGGAGAAGCCAGCTGCCGAGACAGTTGTGCCAAGGACCATTGGGGCCGAGCTGATGGAGCTCGTGCGGAGAAACACTGGCCTGAGCCATGAATTATGTCGTGTGGCCATTGGTGTCGTGGTGGGCCACATACAGGCCTCCGTACCAGCCAGCTCACCTGTCATGGAGCAGGTCCTCCTCTCGCTGGTAGAGGGCAAG GACCTGAGCACAGCCCTACCTTCAGGCCAGGTCTGCCACGACCAGCAGAGACTCGAGGTGATCTTTGCAGACCTAGCTCGAAGAAAGGACGACGCCCAGCAGCGCAGCTGGGCGCTGTATGAGGATGAGGATGTCATCCGCTGCTATTTGGAAGAACTCTTGCATATCCTG ACTGATGCAGACCCTGAAGTTTGCAAAAAAATGTGCAAAAGGAATGAGTTTGAGTCTGTCCTGGCTTTGGTGGCCTATTACCAAATG GAACACCGAGCATCGCTGCGGCTGCTGCTCCTCAAATGCTTTGGTGCCATGTGCAGCCTCGATGCAGCCATCATCTCCACACTTGTATCATCTGTGCTGCCCGTGGAATTGGCACGAGACATGCAGACCGACACacagg ACCACCAGAAGCTCTGCTACTCGGCTCTCGTCCTGGCCATGGTCTTCTCCATGGGAGAGGCAGTGCCCTACGCACACTATG AACACCTGGGCACACCCTTTGCCCAGTTTCTGCTAAGCATCGTTGAGGACGGCCTTCCATTGGACACCACAGAGCAGCTGCCAGACCTCTGCATGAACCTGCTTCTGGCTCTCAACCTGCACCTGACAG CTCCTGACCAGAATGTCATCATGGCTGCCTTGAGCAAACACACCAATGTTAAGATCTTCTCCGAGAAGCTGCTTTTGCTTCTGAACAGAGCGG ATGACCCTGTGCGGATCTTCAAACATGAGCCGCAGCCACCACACTCGGTCCTCAAGTTCCTGCAGGACGTGTTCAGCAGTACTGCCACAGCCTCCATCTTCTACCACACAGACATGATGGCCCTTATTGACATCACTGTGCGGCAGATTGCCGACCTGTCACCTGGAGACAAG CTGCGCATGGAGTACCTCTCCCTGATGCATTCTGTGGTTCGCTCCACGTCCTACCTGCAGCACCGCCATCGGCTCTCAGACCTGCAGGCTACGCTGCGGCGCATCCTGGCCGAGGAAGAGGCCTCACCCCAGTGCCAGATGGACCGCATGATTGTCCAAGAGATGTACAAGGAGTTCCCAGAGCTGGGAGAGGTCCCCAGCTag